In one window of Aphidius gifuensis isolate YNYX2018 linkage group LG4, ASM1490517v1, whole genome shotgun sequence DNA:
- the LOC122855716 gene encoding probable ATP-dependent RNA helicase kurz, which translates to MNTVKKKYNWKARSTPKIEIDNSQTKNIVVEFDNPKEHYDNCNALVLPDRKRQTINRDKKKSTVKLLSKKRRKVLEKVLEKKKKKFNRVGLLENLQKVQIPAEELKNYVSLTTIQTKGLKRHLRDEERAESKVENFVDNNGDDDDDDDDDEESAIDAIKGNKRARLSLLNDKSAIKKAALSDPNIVGFEESSDDDSLSSDNDDDNDDEVDEVDDEKEQINSTPSLPSPPPTPPPVVVVKEKIIPIVEIKKEEIPRIPAVFVALDRKPEIQMARLKLPILREEQTIVETINENSVIIITGETGSGKTTQIPQFLYEAGYAKNKLIGITEPRRVAAMSMSKRVAEEMNLPNSQVSYLIRFEGNTTNDTKIKFMTDGVLLKELQNDFYLSKYSVIILDEAHERSVYTDILIGFLSRIVERRTAMNDPLKVIIMSATLRVEDFLDNRRLFKIKPPLITVESRQHNVQIHHNRKTSQNYVLDSLKKIVKIHKNLPEGGILVFLTGQHEVNSVVEKLRKYFPYNENKKLKKQAKNVAVVDEEADNNDDDDDDDEMCIFKKLKRKKKQIQMPNINLDDYSATPTDDTQDDLFDINDSDNEEDEEDEELLMDLENSTAGPLWVLPLYSLLPSNKQAEVFKPVPDGCRLCVVSTNIAETSLTIPNIKYVVDSGRCKKRLYEKITGVSKYEISYISKAAANQRAGRAGRTRDGHCYRLYSSAVFNDQFELYSEPEICRKPVDDLLLQMKVMNISKVINFPFPSSPDIVQLKTAEKKLCLLGALELPIAHKRENYNSKVTQLGKSISVFPVTPRYGKMLSISHQYNLIGYTICMVSALSVQELLIEGLGIDGKSKIKWLKTRRMWAGNGNSLLLGDPMVLIKAIGAAEYEYQKGKIDNFCTRHGLRTKAVVEIRKLRQQLTNDITLNIPNLELIVDPNMLPPNDEQSLLLRQIILAGMVDHVAKKIKRDEIKDDQDKDKYKYAYKTIEMEDPVYMHSSCVLKKTLPEWIVYQEVYETNKMYIRGITAIEPEWLPKFVPSLCHLSEPLVDPPPRYDDDTGKIICHMTGTFGRAAWELPPMELEHPSNIDGVKLFAKFLLNGQVFTKLQKFVPILISEGDVMIKPWAKTVPRVDFMAKQLLSQGVMTRDKLIEVWKRDDKFLLSAYQKWIPESAHKQVSKLWPPM; encoded by the exons atgaatactgtgaaaaaaaagtataattggAAAGCACGATCAAcaccaaaaattgaaattgacaATTCACAAACTAAAAAc attgttgttgaatttgatAATCCAAAAGAACATTATGACAATTGTAATGCATTGGTACTTCCTGATCGTAAAAGACAAACAATAAATagggacaaaaaaaaatcaactgttaaattattatcaaaaaaacgtAGGAAAGTATTGGAAaaagttttagaaaaaaaaaagaaaaaatttaac aGAGTAGgattacttgaaaatttacaaaaagtaCAAATTCCAgctgaagaattaaaaaattatgtatcattaacaacaattCAAACAAAAGGATTAAAACGTCATTTGCGTGATGAAGAACGTGCTGAATctaaagttgaaaattttgtagataataatggtgatgatgatgatgatgatgatgatgatgaagaatcaGCTATTGATGCAATTAAAGGAAATAAAAGAGCTCgtctttcattattaaatgataaatcagCAATTAAAAAAGCTGCATTGTCTGATCCAAATATTGTTGGATTTGAAGAGTCAAGTGATGATGACAGTTTATCaagtgataatgatgatgataatgatgatgaagttgatgaggttgatgatgaaaaagaacaaataaattcaactccATCAttaccatcaccaccaccaacaccaccaccagtagtagtagtaaaagaaaaaataattccaattgtagaaataaaaaaagaagaaataccAAGAATACCAGCAGTATTTGTTGCATTAGATCGTAAACCAGAAATTCAAATGGCAAGATTAAAACTTCCAATACTTCGTGAAGAACAAACAATTgttgaaacaataaatgaaaattcagtaataataataactggtGAAACTGGAAGTGGTAAAACAACTCAAATAccacaatttttatatgaagctggttatgcaaaaaataaattaattggaaTAACTGAACCAAGACGTGTTGCTGCAATGTCAATGAGTAAACGTGTTGCTGAAGAAATGAATTTACCAAATAGTCAAGTATCATATTTAATACGTTTTGAGGGTAATACAACAAatgatacaaaaattaaatttatgactGATGGTGTATTGTTAAAAGAattacaaaatgatttttatttatcaaaatattcagTTATAATATTAGATGAAGCACATGAAAGAAGTGTTTATACTGATATACTTATTGGTTTTCTTTCACGTATTGTTGAACGACGTACTGCTATGAATGATCcattaaaagttattattatgtCAGCAACATTACGTGTTGAAGATTTTCTTGATAAtagaagattatttaaaattaaaccacCATTAATTACTGTTGAATCACGTCAGCATAATGTACAAATTCATCATAATCGTAAAACAAGTCAAAATTATGTACttgatagtttaaaaaaaattgttaaaatacataaaaatttaccagAAGGTGGtattcttgtatttttaactGGTCAACATGAAGTTAATtctgttgttgaaaaattacgtAAATATTTTccttataatgaaaataaaaaattaaaaaaacaagctaaaaatgttgctgttgttgatgaagaggctgataataatgatgatgatgatgatgatgatgaaatgtgtatatttaaaaaattaaaaagaaaaaaaaaacaaattcaaatgccaaatataaatttggatGATTATTCAGCAACACCAACTGATGATACACaagatgatttatttgatataaatgatAGTGATAATGAggaagatgaagaagatgaagaattaTTAATGGATTTAGAAAATTCAACAGCTGGACCACTTTGGGTATTACCACTTTATTCATTATTACCATCAAATAAACAAGCTGAAGTATTTAAACCAGTTCCTGATGGTTGTAGACTTTGTGTTGTATCAACAAATATTGCTGAAACATCATTGACAAtaccaaatataaaatatgttgtTGATAGTGGACGTTGTAAAAAAAgattgtatgaaaaaataactgGTGTTAGTAAATATGAAATATCATATATTAGTAAAGCAGCAGCAAATCAACGTGCTGGTAGAGCTGGTAGAACAAGAGATGGTCATTGTTATAGGCTATATTCATCAGCAGTATTTAATGatcaatttgaattatattcaGAGCCGGAAATATGTCGTAAACcagttgatgatttattattacaaatgaaAGTTATGAATATATctaaagttattaattttccatttCCATCATCACCAGATATTGTACAATTAAAAactgctgaaaaaaaattatgtttactTGGTGCACTTGAATTACCAATTGCTcataaaagagaaaattataattcaaaagtAACACAACTTGGTAAAAGTATATCAGTATTTCCAGTAACACCACGTTATGGTAAAATGTTATCAATATcacatcaatataatttaattggttATACAATTTGTATGGTATCAGCATTATCAGTAcaagaattattaattgaaggACTTGGAATTGAtggtaaatcaaaaattaaatggttAAAAACACGTAGAATGTGGGCTGGTAATGGTAATAGTTTATTACTTGGTGATCCAATGGTACTTATTAAAGCAATTGGTGCTGCTGAATATGAATATCAAAAaggtaaaattgataatttttgtacaaGACATGGTTTACGTACAAAAGCTGTTGTTGAAATTCGTAAATTACGTcaacaattaacaaatgatataactttaaatataccaaatttagaattaattgttgatccaAATATGTTACCACCAAATGATgaacaatcattattattacgtcAAATAATACTTGCTGGTATGGTTGATcatgttgctaaaaaaattaaacgtgatgaaattaaagatgatcaagataaagataaatataaatatgcatataaaacaattgaaatggAAGATCCAGTTTATATGCATTCATCTtgtgttttgaaaaaaacattaccTGAATGGATTGTTTATCAAGAAGTTTATGAAactaataaaatgtatattagaGGTATCACAGCAATTGAACCAGAATGGTTACCAAAATTTGTACCATCATTGTGTCATTTAAGTGAACCACTTGTTGATCCACCACCAagatatgatgatgatactggaaaaataatatgtcaTATGACTGGTACATTTGGACGTGCTGCATGGGAATTACCACCAATGGAACTTGAGCATCCATCAAATATTGAtggtgttaaattatttgctaaatttttacttaatGGACAAGTATTTacgaaattacaaaaatttgtaCCAATTTTAATATCAGAGGGTGATGTTATGATCAAACCATGGGCGAAAACTGTTCCTAGAGTTGATTTTATggcaaaacaattattatcacaagGAGTTATGACAagagataaattaattgaagtaTGGAAAAGAGATGATAAAT ttttattgaGTGCTTATCAAAAATGGATTCCTGAATCAGCACACAAACAAGTTTCTAAACTCTGGCCACCAATGtag